Within Crassostrea angulata isolate pt1a10 chromosome 2, ASM2561291v2, whole genome shotgun sequence, the genomic segment CTACTTGTATTTGCCAAGAGGAGGTAAACTGCTAATTGAGGGGTAGGGAGTAGAACTCTTCACTTATGTGCTGCCTATGACCTTCACAACAACTGATGAAGATCAATTGCAGTAGTTTAACCTTTACTGATGTGTGTACGAGTAGTTAAATCTGAAAACATAACAAAGCGTTCATTAACATACAAAAATACAACTTAAAAGTACAGATGTACTCTGCAATACCAGAAAGATTGCATGACTAGATATTTGACTTTTGTGGTGTAAAACAAATGAACCTGATCTATTTGATAAGGAAAATCCACATTTTACAACATGCCATTTGCACTATATTTTCGCGCGGtttttgaatgtaaataaacagcctaatacacatgtatagttGTCATAATGCACTTAATTCTACCTACAGTTTTCTGTCAATGTGTTCAATCTAAATACtataaaaagttacaaaatgtTAAGTCTAATGATGAACCTGATTAAGCTTGAATACACTAAACATTACTATAGAGagattctaaaaatagcacactgGTGGCAGATAAACAAAGTCAAAACCTGCATAAAAATAGCGCCTTGCAAATCAGAAAACATATATATGCAGTCATAGAAATTAGACATATTACAAATTCTACTCACTCCATTGTGCTCCAATGCTTGTCAAACAAATGAGTATgtgcaaataaaaaatgcagCCCTGCTTGGCTACCCGTTGCATGTACGTACACTGTACAACTTATCCGGAGCATGTGGGtcaaacataaaatacaaaatacaaacagtGCAGATATAATATTTCCGGAATAAGTAACACTACAACTTATAGTTAATGTACTTACATTTCTAAGAACTAAATTACCCTAGACCCCCTCTACTTAGAAAAAGGTATGATCCGTAAAATTGAATGTGTAAAAAGAAAGATCGAAGAGTTGAACTATAGTTCATAGTAGAAATACCAAATCTAAAGCAACGCAAGAAAATATGTTAAGAACGTATAGAAATTCtgaaacaattataaaaacattatataaatagtgcctgtttgggtgGGCAACAGTTGAAACTGACACCCCGAGAACACCTTTATCAgccgacgcaaagcggaggttgacaatggttttcgaggggttcTGTTACTGCAGAAAACTCATCAAACACCGCGCGACCATAAAGACCAAAACAAATTAAGGAGCCCGTCGGGGAACATTTCAATATGAGTGGTCACAAATGGGAAGACATGACAATAGTAATCATTGACCATAATCCTCAGTGGACCTCGCAATAATTGTGCTCATCaactaaaaaatattagaactagtattattataaaaacatttattcaaaagtaatataaacaatatcgTATGCAATGTATCGAAAATTAACGATATAAGAATTCTTCATtcaatcttttgattttaatttttatttgttcatttcattttgttttgttttgggttttttatcTGCAGAAAAGAAGTTCTTAATGCTGTGAACGGAACAAAAATGATTCAATCAAAGTATAGATCGACCGAGGAGACCACAAATCTTGCTCGTTTAGCCCGAATTATCTTGGGCCCCTGCACTGACGTACTACGAgatgttctaaaaaaaaatatgaatccgTCCGTCTTGCCAAGCACTGTTAAAACTTTTATCACCCATTTGCCAAGACACAAAAAGTCTCCATTTACCAAACAACAAGAAAAGATCGtgtatacaggaaaatattcgGACTTTGACATAACtttactttacattttgtttcgTAATATCTGCACATTTCCACCACATTCACAACAATGGGGAAATGATCCGAATCCAGGGGATAGAAGCGAATCAGCCAACATAGAAAGGATTCGTTTATTAAGAAACAAATATCAAGGCCATCATTCGAGTATATTAATTTCAAGCTCTGACTTTAATCAAGAATGGCAAGATATTTTTGATATCGTTAAAGAGCTGGAAATGTATTTAGGGACATGCACTGTTTATCAGGAGGAGGTGAAGAAAATAACCCTGTGCTGCATGGACCCAGAACAAGAAACTAAATATATTGATCAGCTACTAGACTTGAATAAAAAACTTCACGACATATCAGgtaattatattcaatatttaagGCATGCAACTCTTGAACTTATTGttgatgtcttttttttttactattttttaatgataagtcagaaacattttttttattgacagtaaaaattgaaaatacctGTGActgcaaaaaaagaaaaggtaggaaacaatttttttctatcagcaaaatagttttttaaacaaacgAAAAAAGAgatcaagtacatgtaacacaaaAGTCATATAAAATAGTTTAGCTCACTAGAGCTGAACTTTAAAGGAACTTTTCTGATCATTTTTTGCGTGTCGTCCGTATGTTTGTCCGTCCGTATGTCtgttaagttttaaaattcttaactTGATCTAAAATATAATTGAGTCAGTTTTAACCAACTTTGACTCAAACCATCCTTCGATGAAGATAGTTTAAGCTCAAGTGTTTATATATAGTGTCAAATTGATATTTAGATATACGGTCAAACCCCCTTCCAAGGGAATATAATTGACAATTATGTTAAAAGTGTTGGCAATTTGAAGCAAATCTACCTTTCAAAAACCATAGAAACTAGTGTGAAAATATTATCACGTagtaaatattcaaatttgacCAAATCGTGATCCGGTTGGTGATGTTAAATACCATCTGTAAtcggatttttattttataataaattgagAGAAGTCTTTATAAGTGTTCTCCTTCAAAAACATAaggccaggaaagttgaaaattgTGTAAGAACATTCTCATTTCATGTACTTAAAAGTGTTTTAATCTTGATCCCCTGTGGTCGGGTAGGGTCACAATAAGTGATTAGAAATTACATAAGAAGAGATAAGGGaaatcgtttttttttctcaaaaaccgtTACATGTAAGTCAGAAAAAAGGTGAActttgtgtgaaagcatccacATGTAATAAAGATTCATTTTTCGATGTTGTGGTAGTGTAGGGTCACAAAAGGGGATGGGTCGAAGGTTTGCATCCTAATGCATttaaacaaatcttaaaaatcgtTTGTGCTCGAAGACTTGAAACTTGAGAGGTTGCATCCCTAGatagtgtatattcaaatttattaaaatcataatccTCGAGGGTACAATGGAAACAGGATAggtaattacatttttaaataggaatatatagaaacacttttttatctttctttcaACATTTATTCGGCCAGAAAAAGTGCAATTCTAAATCAAAGAACCTGTTGGGGTGTAgattaaatttatcaaatcatgACCGGGAGGGATGGCAGGTACGGGGGATCGACGACTGGAGAATAAATAGTTACATAGGCATTTAAATGTATAGGGACAGTGTTTAAAGAACTCAATGATTATTTCCTCAGAATAGTTGAATATTGTGTGAAATTAAGGTATTCTCAAGAAGTGCATATACATATACAGGAAAAAAgactttttctcaagaactagATTGTTTTCATGTATGATACTTGTATAACTGTGCAAACACTTTTATATAGTGTTGATGCTTAGCTGTTTAAACCGTGACCCAAATACATGTAGAGGTTATACTTTTGAAAAGGtattaagtttaaatttttgactgtCCAAACCATGATCCCCAAAATCTAATTCTTGGGTGTCTAACAAGTATAACAGTATGGAAATAGATAAAAAATCTTtggaaaatatcttttttaagacCTTTATGCTTTGATTTGTAATATTCTTAGGTTTTTAAGCATCACAATATCGTTTTGATTCTAAATTGTTGAAACAACACCGGTGCCCACAAAGGAGCTCAATGTTTAACATGTAAATACGAAAAAAAGCAATCTACTGTAGTACATTGTTTCTAGTCGATAGTTTTACACTAAACCTTTTAAAACTGCGTTATGATCATAATCGTTTAGGTGAGTGATGTTGCCCTAAGGCCTCTTAGTATAAGATAGTGTTTGTCTTCTGTACAAATTAGATACAATTCATTTAATAATActcatatttaaataatttcactCTATTTGATACTCAACAGTGTTGTGAGCGTTGGCTATTGTGCATTTTCTTTTCATCCAGGTAGTTTTCCTGGAAATTGTTCAcccatttatattttttagataaaagcaCTATATATCTTgcagtttaaaatatattacatacatatctactttcaaaattgttcaaaaacaGTTCTTCAACTGTAAATTGTACCGAAAACACAGATTCAAAATTCTTAACTCATAAACTgtttcaatagaaaaaaaaaacctgaccatgttttattaaatagaaTCGTCCATTGTATCGAATGTATCTTCAGTTgacttctttaaaaattgtcagACGTTTATTGGAACGGAATCGACTTCTTCAAGtatacttattaaaatatttaaaatattatactaTTAAAACCATTAACACAATTTTCAGAGTTATTTGATAGAAAAGTTTCCAAATGGAAAGAAGATGATGCATTATTTTTGGAAACTCACAACTTTCCAGCAATGTTTAACAAAGTAGTAAACCAATCTTATATGACATTTGTTGGTGTCCCAGGATCTGGAAAATCCGTCACGGCTCGCCACATAGCCCTGAAACTACAGGAGGAAGGATATGATATCCTACCGATAGAAGATATAAGCGACATTGAAAATCAATGTAATCCAGATATCCCGCAAGTATTTGTCATTGATGATGTGGTAGGAGTTTTGGGGTTAGACATTTCTAAGTTCAATAAACTATGTAAGTACGAAAGTTCAATTAAAAAGCCTGAGATGAAAGAAACGAAAGTTCTTATGACATGTAGAGAGGTTGTTTATAGAAATGAATATATAACAAGCACATTTTTATCAGAGAGCGAGAATGTAGTCAATCTTCACAGCGATGAGAATTCATTAACTGATGAAGACAAATACAATTTGCTTGCCAAGTACAGTTTAGATGAACAATTCCTATCTTCAGTCGATTTGTCCTCAACATCAAAAATGTTTCCATTTCTATGCAAACTGTATTCAAGCACAAAAGACTTTGAAAATTATGGACCATCGTTTTTCATTTCCCCATATAACTTAATTTTAAAGGAAATGGACAAAATGaagatacaaaacaaaatacattatgCTTCTCTTGTTTTGTTGATGGTCAATGATGGCAAACTATCCGAAACTATTTTAGACGATGATGGAAATAGCAATAGAACTAGTTTTTTTCAGGAAAAGAAATTAAACATACTTAAATATTGTAAGGTAGAGAGCCAAACAAACAGTTTTAGCTTTATGGATGCATTGTCGGAAATGGAAAGGACCTACACAAAACAGTATGATAGTGAGTTCACTTTTATCCATGATTCCATGTTTGAAATCATTGCATGTCATTTTGGTCGTCAGTTTCCAGAgcttatgataaaatatatgagTAGTGAATATATTTCTCattatatcaaagtagatagaAATGAATCTGAGAATAAAATGAGTGAAAATGAAGAAAGTAAGGAATATAGGGCTAGTAGCTTGTGTATAAAACTGTCAGAATCCCTTTATCAAAAGTTTGCAAAACGTTTGTTTAGAGACGTAGAAAATGGTGAGATATTTGCCTTAGGAAATGAAGCACTGAAACATCCGTCTGTGCTTCAGGCTTTTATTATAGAGATGGTGGAAAAGTCTTACAGAGAACTGTATGCCATATTtctttctgagttgaagaatgatactaaaaaatcatacattaaGTCACagatgaaaaaagaaaacaaaacatatgGTGAATTATCGAGTGATTTTTATCAAATCTGCTACCTTTTGTTTAATAGTAGATCTGATAAAACATGCGCTAGAGCAATTAACTGGGTTATATATCATGGTCATAATAAGATTTTGCAGTACATACTAGATCAAATTCTAACAGAAAATGGAAACGTCAATGATCTTTTTCAAACTTCCTACAATAAAGATGGTATTAAGAGAGTGACACAAAATCCTGAAGATGATGTAACGGGGCCCGTAATGAGAGCAAGTGACTCGGATATTGAATCAGATATAGATACATACAGCGAAAAAGTAACTGTTGAACAATTTCGCCTGCTTTGCCTTGGTTGTTATTCTGCTGATCAAACCACTGTAAAAACCCTCTTAAAACACATAgacattaaaaatgtcataGGTACAGTTACACAATTTACGAGTCACGAAGTTAAACCATTGGTCATTGCGTGTAAGTTTGGATACTGTGACATTGCGATGGAATTACTTCAAGCTGGGGCAAATGTCAATCTGTTTTTTGATTTATGTACACCTACTGTAGTTGCATGTGGCAAAGGGCATTTAAGTGTTGTCAAAGAGTTAATAAAAGCAGGGGCTGATATCAATTTTAGATGTGGGGAAAAAACCCCATTAACAGCTGCATGTTATAAGGGACATTTGAATGttgtaaaaaaattgataaatgcCGGGGTCGATGTCAATCTCAAGGATAAATATGAAACACCTCTTACAGCTGCATATTATTGGGGACATATTACTGTTGTTGATGAGTTGATTAAAGCGGGGGCTGATATAAATTTAgctgataaaaagaaaacaccAGCATTTGATCGTGGACGTTCACAAATagttgaaatgtttttaaaaactcgGTCTGAAGCCATTTCCACAGGTGGACATAAAACATCATTGACATTTGCATGTTTTAAGGGACAATTGGAAGAGGTTGAAAAGAGAATTCAAGCGGGAACCGATGTCAATTTAAGAGATGGAGTCCTGACACCATTAGTTGTGGCATGTTATATGGGACATTTGAGGATTGTTAAAGAATTAATAAAAGCTGGAGCCGATGTAAACCTACTCGACGGAGATAAAACGCCCTTAACAGTCGCATGTAAGGAAACACATTTAAGTGTAGTTGAAGAGTTAATAAACGCAGGGGCATGTGttaatttaaaagataagcaTACGATACCAATCATGGTAGCATGCCATAGTGGAAATGAGAATcttacaaaaatgttaattaaagcAGAGGCTGATGTTAATTTTGAACATGAAGGTGAAACACCTCTCACAGTTGCATGTTCCAGTGGCTACATCGGTATAGTTGAAGAATTAATAAATGCAGGAGCTGATGTCAATTTTGAGGGTGAAAGCCGCAAACCATTAGCTATTGCATGTTCTGAGGGAAATGTATCTTTAGTTCAAATGATCATAAAAGCAGGAGCTGCTGTCAATGTTCGATATCCATCTTATACACTATTAGTGGAAGCATGTCTTTATGGTTATTCAGATATAGCTGAGGAGTTGATAAAGGCAGGGGCTGATGTCAATATAAAAGATACTTTTACACCATTAATAGCTGCATGTGAGGAGGGACATCAGAAGGTTGTAATACAATTGATAAATGCTGGGGCCGATGTCAATATAAGAGGTGGAAATAAAACGCCTCTTACAGCTGCATGTGAAGCAGGACATGCAAACGCTGTTGAAGAATTGATTAATGCGGGGGCTGATATAAATTTAGCTCGTGGAAAGAAAACTCCACTAATGACTGCATTTGGTCAGGGATATTCAGAGATAGTTGAATTGTTGGTAAACGCTGGATCTGGAGCTTTTTTCAAAAGTGAACACGAAACGCTAACGATTGCATGTTGGAAGGGACAATTGAAAGAGGTTGAGAAGTTAATTGAAACGGGAGCCGATGTCAATTCAAGAGATGGAGTTATGACACCACTAGTTGCGGCATGTTATATGGGACATTTGAGggttgttaaaaaaatgataaatgctgGAGCTGATGTAAACCTACTCGACGGAGATAATACGCCCTTAACAGTCGCATGTAAGGAAAAACATTTAAGTGTAGTTGAAGAGTTAATAAACGCAGGGGCATGTGttaatttaaaagataagcaTACGATACCAATCATGGTAGCATGCCATAGTGGAAATGAGAATcttacaaaaatgttaattaaagcAGAGGCTGATGTTAATTTTGAACATGAAGGTAAAACATCTCTCATAGTTGCATGTTCCAGTGGCTACATCGGTGTAGTTGAAGAATTAATAAATGCAGGAGCTGATGTCAATTTAGAGGGTGGAAGCGACACACCATTAACTATTGCATGTCGTAAGGAAAATTTATCTTTAGTTCAAATGATCATAAAAGCAGGAGGTAATATCAATCTAAAGGGTAGAGACGACACACCATTAACCATTGCATGTCGTAAGGTAAATTTATTATTAGTTCAAATGATCATAAAATCAGGAGCTGATGTCAATTTAAAGGATAGAGACGACAAAACCCCATTACTCATTGCATGTCGAGAGAAAAATTTACCTTTAGTTCAAATGATCATAAATGCAGGAGCTGATGTCAATATAGGGGATGGAACATATACACCATTAACGGAAGCATGTGATGATGGCAATTTGAATATAGTTGAAGAGTTGATAAAAGCAGGGGCTGATATCAATTTCAGATGTGGGACAAAAACACCCTTAACATCTGCATGTTATGCGGGATATTTGAAAGTTGTAAAACAATTGATAAATGTCGGGGTCGATGTCAATTTAGGAGATGGAAATAAAACACCTCTTACAGCTGCATGTGAAGCAGGTTATGAAGATGTTGTTGATGAGTTGATTAAAGCGGGGGCTGATATAAATTTAGCTGATAAACAGAAAACACCGCTAATAACGGCATTTGATTATGGACATTCACACATAGTTGAATTGT encodes:
- the LOC128174409 gene encoding uncharacterized protein LOC128174409 yields the protein MIQSKYRSTEETTNLARLARIILGPCTDVLRDVLKKNMNPSVLPSTVKTFITHLPRHKKSPFTKQQEKIVYTGKYSDFDITLLYILFRNICTFPPHSQQWGNDPNPGDRSESANIERIRLLRNKYQGHHSSILISSSDFNQEWQDIFDIVKELEMYLGTCTVYQEEVKKITLCCMDPEQETKYIDQLLDLNKKLHDISVKIENTCDCKKRKELFDRKVSKWKEDDALFLETHNFPAMFNKVVNQSYMTFVGVPGSGKSVTARHIALKLQEEGYDILPIEDISDIENQCNPDIPQVFVIDDVVGVLGLDISKFNKLCKYESSIKKPEMKETKVLMTCREVVYRNEYITSTFLSESENVVNLHSDENSLTDEDKYNLLAKYSLDEQFLSSVDLSSTSKMFPFLCKLYSSTKDFENYGPSFFISPYNLILKEMDKMKIQNKIHYASLVLLMVNDGKLSETILDDDGNSNRTSFFQEKKLNILKYCKVESQTNSFSFMDALSEMERTYTKQYDSEFTFIHDSMFEIIACHFGRQFPELMIKYMSSEYISHYIKVDRNESENKMSENEESKEYRASSLCIKLSESLYQKFAKRLFRDVENGEIFALGNEALKHPSVLQAFIIEMVEKSYRELYAIFLSELKNDTKKSYIKSQMKKENKTYGELSSDFYQICYLLFNSRSDKTCARAINWVIYHGHNKILQYILDQILTENGNVNDLFQTSYNKDGIKRVTQNPEDDVTGPVMRASDSDIESDIDTYSEKVTVEQFRLLCLGCYSADQTTVKTLLKHIDIKNVIGTVTQFTSHEVKPLVIACKFGYCDIAMELLQAGANVNLFFDLCTPTVVACGKGHLSVVKELIKAGADINFRCGEKTPLTAACYKGHLNVVKKLINAGVDVNLKDKYETPLTAAYYWGHITVVDELIKAGADINLADKKKTPAFDRGRSQIVEMFLKTRSEAISTGGHKTSLTFACFKGQLEEVEKRIQAGTDVNLRDGVLTPLVVACYMGHLRIVKELIKAGADVNLLDGDKTPLTVACKETHLSVVEELINAGACVNLKDKHTIPIMVACHSGNENLTKMLIKAEADVNFEHEGETPLTVACSSGYIGIVEELINAGADVNFEGESRKPLAIACSEGNVSLVQMIIKAGAAVNVRYPSYTLLVEACLYGYSDIAEELIKAGADVNIKDTFTPLIAACEEGHQKVVIQLINAGADVNIRGGNKTPLTAACEAGHANAVEELINAGADINLARGKKTPLMTAFGQGYSEIVELLVNAGSGAFFKSEHETLTIACWKGQLKEVEKLIETGADVNSRDGVMTPLVAACYMGHLRVVKKMINAGADVNLLDGDNTPLTVACKEKHLSVVEELINAGACVNLKDKHTIPIMVACHSGNENLTKMLIKAEADVNFEHEGKTSLIVACSSGYIGVVEELINAGADVNLEGGSDTPLTIACRKENLSLVQMIIKAGGNINLKGRDDTPLTIACRKVNLLLVQMIIKSGADVNLKDRDDKTPLLIACREKNLPLVQMIINAGADVNIGDGTYTPLTEACDDGNLNIVEELIKAGADINFRCGTKTPLTSACYAGYLKVVKQLINVGVDVNLGDGNKTPLTAACEAGYEDVVDELIKAGADINLADKQKTPLITAFDYGHSHIVELLVKAGSEAIHKGGNETSLTIACCNGQLEEVANIIQAGADANLRDGVLTPLVAACYFGHLRVVKEMVKAGADVNLLDGDKTPLTVACQEKHLSIVEELINAGACVNLKDKHTIPIMVACSIGNVKVTQVLIKAGADVNFEHEGETPLTVACSGGNIDIVEELINAGADVNLKGGNDTPLTNACSEGNVSIVQMIIKAGADVNLKSGNETPLIIACRKKKLALVQMIINAGADVNLKSGNDTPLTIACKRGNLPLVQIIINSGGDVNLEDGTCTPLMAACEWFDHLNVVEELIKAGADINFRCGTKTPLTAACYWGVLDFVKKFINAGVDVNLGDGNKTPLTAACKAGYEDVVDELIKAGADINLADKKKTPLMTAFDHGHSHICELLVKAGSEAIHKSEHETSLIIACWKGQLKEVEKRIQAGADVNSRDGVMTPLVAACYMGHLRVVKELIKAGANVNLLDGNKTPLTAACLQGHSNVAKILIKADVDVNIEDGDKTPLTSACKGNHLYLVKNLIEAGSDVNFQTFDETALVAACNEGHLRVVKTLIKAGADVNLTGHYGKYTPLIAACRKYYLETVNVLIRAGADVNFRCGTKTPLTSACYAGYLKVVKQLINVGVDVNLGDGNKTPLTAACEAGYEDVVDELIKAGADINLADKQKTPLITAFDYGHSHIVELLVKAGSEAIHKGGNETSLTIACCNGQLEEVANIIQAGADANLRDGVLTPLVAACYFGHLRVVKEMVKAGADVNLLDGDKTPLTVACQEKHLSIVEELINAGACVNLKDKHTIPIMVACSIGNVKVTQVLIKAGADVNFEHEGETPLTVACSGGNIDIVEELINAGADVNLKGGNDTPLTNACSEGNVSIVQMIIKAGADVNLKSGNETPLIIACRKKKLALVQMIINAGADVNLKSGNDTPLTIACKRGNLPLVQIIINSGGDVNLEDGTCTPLMAACEWCDHLNVVEELIKAGADINFRCGTKTPLTAACYWGVLDFVKKFINAGVDVNLGDGNKTPLTAACKAGYEDVVDELIKAGADINLADKKKTPLMTAFDHGHSHICELLVKAGSEAIHKSEHETSLIIACWKGQLKEVEKRIQAGADVNSRDGVMTPLVAACYMGHLRVVKELIKAGANVNLLDGDKTPLTAACLQGHSNVAKILIKADVDVNIEDGDKTPLTSACKGNHLYLVKNLIEAGSDVNFQTFDETALVAACNEGHLRVVKTLIKAGADVNLTGHYGKYTPLIAACRKNYLETVNVLIRAGADVNLIGKCGEYTPLIAACVVGLLDVVNVFINAGADVNLRTKERDYTPLIAACMNNHLNLVDALIKAGADVNMSGRKNTPLSAACQGGHLNVVDALLKRGADVNLAGETGELTPLLAASQGGHSEVFDFLVEAGANLILFD